In the Halalkalicoccus sp. CGA53 genome, CTTTAGACTTATCGACCGTAACACGGGTGAAGAGGCAAATTTCGGATGTCAAACCGATCTGTCTCTTCGGTTTCTACCGAGATAACGCAGTCGTAGCGCTCTCGCCTAGCGATACTAAAGAGCCAAAAATTTCAATGTCGCGAATTCAATGTGTAACTTCTGGTAATGTTTTCAAGTCCGGAATTTCTACACTGTATATATTCTGATATTCTGATTCATTGCTACTATACAGAACCCGAGACCCATCTGGACTAATTCGGGGATGAACATGAAGACGAGGGTGCTGCCACGATCCATTATGACATACCAGCTTTCTTGGGGTGCCTAAGGAAGAAAGACCATTGTCAATAGGCCAAATTATAAGATACGGGTATTGAGGACTCCCATCGGTTAGTAATATATCCTCATTCCTATGAAAGTGTGACTTGTATCCACCATCCCCTAACTGAAGTAGATCGGCCGATATCTCCACCTCCTCTTGTTCGGTGTTGTCATGCCGGATCGTACCAAAAAATGGTGTACCGTCTTCATAATACCCATGATATCCAATATGGGTCCCATCCGCAAGCCAATGTTCGTGACTCAATCCCCCATAGGGTGTGCCCTGATCCTTCGGGCGGATGGCCCAGCTTTCACCAGTTTCCATATCTAAACCAAAGATGCGTTCGTCTTGCTTTGACCAAGGCCCTTCTGGCGAAAACGTCATCAAGTTTGATTTGGTAGGTGAAGCGTTCGGGTGTCCTAACCACATATCATCCTCATACAGTGTTTGAGCGTTAACACCGGAGCGATCCAGTGAGATTCTTAATATTTTTGACTCAGGAGTCGCTTTTTGGCGTTTAGAACTCGTTATAATCTCATCCCGAAGGATCTCGGTGATTCCTGTGCATAGGTTATTCCCGTCAGCTGTAACACTAGTTCGGAGCGGACGATAGCCTTGTGGTAATTCGTAGATTTTACTAATCGAATACGAATTTAGATCTAAAGACCATAAGTATTTATCATACCAAAAATATGCCTCTTCTCTCTCTTGGTTAATCGAAGCACCACCGCCATAATATTTGCTTCTTGGGGGCGAAAGACTTCGTTCGAAATCGGAAACCTCTAAATCAGTAAGCTGAGTAATTAATCCTGATTCTATATCGGCGCTGTACAAGTTCTTAGAATTGTGACGATCAGAGCCAAATAAAACCTTACCTTCGTCTTCATACCAGCTTGTATTCGTATAGTACAATTGGTGACTATGAGCAAAATAATTTGTTAATTGGGTTACTGGGGCACCGGTTTCTGAATCTTCCTTTTTTTCAACTTCCGATTCCAACTGCCGGCCTGCTGCATTCCCATTCACTTCAACTCCGGCCATAATTGGTGGATTGATTGCAGAAGCATAAGCATTTTCATCAAAACGCAGTACCAAATTAAGGGTATATGTCGGACGAATTGTTGTGGGGTATGTCTTCGACCCATGCATAACTCAGCGAAACACGCTGAGGATGAAGCAGTCAGGAAGCCATTCAGTACTACTCCGTAAGGTTTAGCATCCGTATAAACCTTAGGTCCAAATTGACTACTTTTACCCTGTCCTGGAGCGACCGGGTGACTGCTCCAGCGGCGGATTCACTAAAACTACAGGCATACAACCTGGTTAATGTAGACGTCCTCATCAGTGACAATTCCTTTGGAGCTAACAATTATTTGTTTATTCGGCTCTGTAGTTTCGGTAGACGGCGGTCGATTTCACGGATATCGGACGCTCCGCCGGAGGTTGTAGACGGTCGCTTTGAGGATCATCTCGCGGAACTCCAGCCACCAGCTTCGCGCACGCACGGCAGCGCCGAGCGTGCGCTTGATGCTCGAGAAGACGGTTTCACTCATCGAGCGCTGGTTATACCGATCACTGTCGATGCGGGCGTTGTGAGCGTGATCGAGCGGAGTGAAAATCCGGTGTTTGATCAGCGGACGAACGCCGTGTTCACGGAGTTCGTCGCGGAAGGCTTTCGCGTCGTAGCCACGGTCAGCAGTGAGGCTGAGCAGGTCGCCGACGTTCCGCCGGGCGACCTGCGGACCGATCTTCGCATCGTGCTTCTCCGAGGTCGTCGAGTGGATATCGGTGATGTAGAGCGTTTCAACATCGACGAGAGCGGTGACTTTCAACGCTCGAACGCGATAGTGCGTCCGATTGGCGTAATGTCGGCTCGGCTGGTCACGGTCGAAGACAGTCGAGTCGATAGCGGTGTGGCCAGTGCGTTTCTCGGCTGAAGCGCCGAGAAACGCACGCCAGGTCTTCGTTGGAATCCGTTCGAACCAGGTACGCAGAACCGTGTAGTGAGGAAGCCGGGTGAGACCGATTTCCTCGAGAACACCGGGCATCTCGCTCAGCAAATCGACGGTGACGCGGTAGGATTTGCCCAGTTCTATGCGGAGTGCATGGAGCGTGAGCATTGCCCATTCGGAGAACCCGCGACCCCTTTCGGGGTCGGCGGGTTCGTCGGGGTTTGCGACAACTGATTTAGCTTTAGCGGCCGTAACACGAGTGAAGAGACGGGTTTCGGATGTCAAACCGATCTGTCTCTTCGCTTTCTACGGCAATAACACGGTCGTGGTGTTCACCTCTAGCGAAACTACAGAGCCGTTTATTCTTACACACAAGTGGCGCGTGCTCCCCCACCCATCGAATCTATCTAGCTGTGTTGAATCACTAGACTGCATCGAAGTAGTCGTTAAATCAAAGGAGTTGATGCGAGACACTTCCGGTATCTATAACGAAAACCTCCCGCTTCACCGAGCGTTTCATCTTGATTTCACGAAGCGTTATGGATGAGAGAGGCGAATCCTTTACTCTCCGGGGCGGCGGATTCGTCGACTACGCCTACGTTTCGCTCCACTGTCTCCGGATTTATCTCGATACGTCCTATTTATGCCCATCGACCTGTTGAAGGAGATACCAAAAATAACAGGGGAGATCGGTTTTGAACCGACCGATTTCCCTGCCCTATCGGCGCTGTGTAAGGCATTCGACCAAATTGATGCTGGCTGAATATCGTGTCTGTGAGGTCGTTAAAGTACGTCTTGCAGTTTTTGCACCAGTACTGCTGAGCGTTTTTGCCCGTGGTTTCTTGCTTGGTGATCTCATCACTTTCGTAGTGGACACACGTCTCCGTCTCGCCAAACCGGACAGACGGAAACGTTTAAAGCACCATCCACATGTTGGAATGAAGATCTGATTAGATTTTTCATTTATGGTTGCTGTTCACTGATGGATCAGGAAAATTGATGTTACGACTTATCGAGGCAAGCGGCAAAAGTTTTCTTGATGACTATCAAGCACAGTGAAGGGACCGGAGTCGCGACAGTCCAAGAAGGCTGAGTCGAACCGTTCGGATGCGTGTTCGACCACGGTGTGGGACGAGTGAACCGACCACGATGGTAGTGTGTTACGAGTAGGACCAGAACAGTTGTTCGGTTCGTTTCTACTGTTCGCTAACCAGTCAGCGAGCGCAAAGAATAGTTACCAAATCGAGGCTAAGAATCCAGTTGCTCTTCGATTTCCGTTACACAGGGAAATTGATCCGGATGATCCACGGGCGTATCACCCTGCGGCAACGCAGGTCCTGTGTCATAGTCTGGTGGGTAATGTAAGTTCCCATCGCTATCCCACTCCCACCCGTTCTCCTCAAGTAAATCTCTTGCAACATCAATGTTTGAACTCGGTGAATCCGCACACCTCATCAAGATATCATCACCCGCAAACCATGGGTGCGTAGATGGCATCATGGAAGCATGAACCTCAGCATTTGTCAAACCGTGTAGAGCTGTTTCAATGGCGCGTTCTCGGTCCAGTGCCTGAGAGAAGGCCAATCGAAAGTCCCTAAACTGGAATGGTCCAAATGACATCAGTGGTGCGTTATATATTGGTGTAAAGCCTTCTTGCGTGTGAATTTCTGCCCAATCAGAATCTTGGTATTCAAGGGCTTGTTCGGTTGGCAATTCATAGACTACATTCAAATTCCCCGCTTCAAAATCGGTTACTACTGCGCTCGTCTCTGTATATACGATAGCATCCATGGGTAACTCCGGGGTATAAACCGGGTGATCTGTGAAGGGATCCATTCGCATAAATTCGTCTCGTTGGAATTCAACCAACTGATAAGGGCCCGAGCCCACTAAGGGTAGTTCCAAATCAACATTTTCAGGGTCTTCCTCCGCACCTGCATCCAACCATACATCTCTTGGGAGGATGCCCCACTTTGGGAGTTCTCGTGGCAACAAGAATGGTGCTACCGATCCTAAATGAATCTCTAATTGTTGATCATTTATTATTTCGAAAGATTCATAAGGGACTGAGGAGGCAACCGTGTACGCATCGTTATTGCTTTCAATGAAGTCGAGGGTCCATGCTACGTCCTCACTAGTAATCGGTGTGCCATCATGGAATGTAGCATCCCTCAGGGTAATATCATAAACTAGACCATCGTCTAAAACATCAATACTCTCAGCCAATACGTATTCTATTTCGTAATTTTCATCATACCCGACTAGCGGCGAATAAACTAAATTATTCCATGCGGCTATCGGAGTCGTACTCACTTGGAGTACATTGTTAATTAAACTCTCTGCAAATCTGGCATCACCATTATACCGAATTCGTTCCTCTCCCTCGGCTCGAAGTTGGGTAATTGTCCCTGGATGGCCAACATTAAGTCCAGCAAGACCTAGATCGCCATCTAGCTGTAATTGATCGGTCCTTAACCCACTTAAAACCATCATGTGGGAAATTGGAATATTAGCCACATCCTCTGAAAAGATTCTTGAGGCTTCGTTAACATATTCTCTCCTTTCATCAGGGTCGCCTGCGCGAGCCTGTGCTAAGACATTCATGCTGTAGTCACAGCTCATGTAGTCGGATCTGTTACCTACACCTGAATCACCCGCATAATTAACTATAAAACGTGTAAGGAACTCTTCGGGATCTAACCTATCTGGTCCCAGGCTCATGTCCACGAATTCTATATGGTATTCCCTATAATCATTCCGGATAGCATCACCAGTAAACGCCAAAGTGACTGGCATTATATTCACATCAACTCCCAATTCATTAACATTTTCTTCAAAAATCGGTAATGAAGCTTCAAACGTACCAGTACGAGCACCCATATCTGACCAGTAAGCCCAATCAATTGTTGGCACTCGTTCTCCTTCAGGATCCGCGGCATCATCGACATCGTTGGCATCATCAGCATCATCACCTCCCATGCATCCCGCTACGCTCGCTGCGCCAATCGCGGACATGCTCCTCAGTAAATTTCTTCGGTCGATGCTTGTCAAATTCGATTTGTTAGACTTTGACATACAAGGTGAAGTCGGAGGACACGTATTTATAATTTATGGTGGTCAGGAACCCGTCGAGGGGTTCGATCATCAAGTGAACACTCATACTTATCGGCAATGTCTAGTCAACGAGCAAGCTGTTCTTGTGATTGGCTGTCATGCAGTCTCAAGAACCGCTCACCGCTACGCTCGAAACTGATCCTCTTCATTGTGCCGTGTTGAATAGCGCCCTCAGAGCGCTCACGGTTCTCACCTTAGCCCAATACCCAAGCGGATCCGGTTCTAGAGAGACCGTGATCAGTTCTTGGGCGGCCAAAGCATCCGTCTCGAAGAACTGTTCGCTCTTTGGCTAGACAGGCTCACTTGCCGATTTCATCATCCACCTTGCGTTTTTGGTTCTTGTACCGTTGGATTTGAAAGAACGTTATTTCGTCTGTGTTTGACAATAATGAGAACCATATTAATGTTATGATCGTACTCCCTCGCCGTATTTTCTATGGAGTATTCTACGGAGCCTCCGAACATCTCTCTTTCCACCGCTTCACCAGAATGCACCGTACACTAAAGGCGAAACCTTTATACGCTAGCATTTGGTGAAGTCTGTAATGTACAAACCTGTTCAAGACATCCATTTTTGGATTATTGAACTTGTAAATCGAGTCCGAGGTCATTACATTGTAGAGGATGCCACCTCTGGTCTTCGGTTGTACTTCAGTACGAGAGCAACTCGTTGGCCCGCATATTTTTTAGCAGTCATGACCGTAATTGCTGTCTTCGGTTCACGCCTTGCCCCATATCATTATAATGATCAACATCGTACGGAAGTTGGTGAGTTGAATAGATTAGCTCCACCATCATTAGATCATCCTTTGGGGACGACACATAACGGGTATGATGTATTCTCTCGCGTCATAATTGGTACCCAGCCAACAATGGAAGCGGGGTTTTTAGGGGGCTTATTGATAATAACCATTGGGATGAGTATTGGTATGACTGCAGGATATATGAGAGGGCCCGTAGAGGCTATATTAATGAGGATTACGGATTTCGTATATGGGGTGCCGTTGATTCCGTTCGCAATAGTTCTATTAGCACTATTTGGAGCAGGATACTATGCATCAATACTTGTGATCGGGGCTATCGTTTGGCGAGGTAGTGCCAGAGTTATTCGATCGCAGGTATTACAGATTAGGGAAAGTGAATATATCAAAGCAGCTGAAGCTATGGGATCCCCAACTCATCGGACAATTATAAAGCACGTCTTTCCAAATGTGATGGGATTAGTAATACTATACTTCGCAATTGGTGTCGGCGTTACGATTACTTTGCAGGCTAGCCTTTCATTCCTTGGCATGGGTGATCCATTTCTTCCTTCGTGGGGGGTTATGCTCCGCAATGTGTATAATTCGGGGTATATGGCCCGTGCGTGGTGGTGGACACTGCCGCCAGGTATATTGTTATCTCTGACTGTGTTAAGTACCTTATTACTAGGTAGGGGCGTAGAAATCTTTGATGAAGGTGGTATCCATGGCTGAAGAAATACTTCGAATTGAAGATTTGAGTATTACCTACCAATCCCGTCACCATCGGGTACATGCAGTGAATAACGCAAATATGAACATAACAAAAGGAGACTGTTACGGGTTGGTTGGTGAAAGTGGATGCGGAAAAAGCACAATTGCAAAATCAATCATGGGAGGAATTGACGAGAATGGTGAAATTGAATCTGGAAAAATTATATATAAAGGTGAAGAGATACAAGATTATTCGGAAAAGCAATTTAGAGAACAGATACGTTGGAAGGAAATATCAATGATACCTCAATCCCCAATGACTAGTCTCAATCCAATAGAACGACTGAGTGATCAAGCGTGGGAAATTGGAAAAGCACATACAGATTGGGATAAAAAATATACCCATCAAAAGTTCAAGGATTCTTTTGATATAGTTGGCTTGCCTATGGAACGAATCCATGATTATCCATTTGAATTTTCAGGGGGGATGCAACAACGAGTTCTTATTGCGTTGTCAATCTTTTTAGAACCGTCATTAGTTATTGCCGATGAGCCTACAACGGCACTTGATGTGATTCTACAGGATCAAATTTTTCAACACTTAGAGAAAATTCGCGAGGAAAGAGATTTAAGTATCTTAATGATCACACACGATATTTCAATCGTTTTTGAGAACAGTCAATCAGTTGGAGTCATGCACGGGGGGCAGATCGTTGAGACAGGCGATCCATCAACCATATATCATGATGCCCGGCATCCCTACTCAATACTTTTACAAAGATCCTTTCCAGACATCCAAAATACTAATAAAGAATTAGTGACTATCGGTGGAGTACCACCTAAATTGGAAACTCAAGTAAATGAGTGTACATTTGTAAATCGTTGCCCTTGGGCGATTAATGGCTGTGAAAATGGTGCCCCAAAACTCAAGCAATCTGGTGATGTAAATTCTCATAAGGTTGCATGTATTCGTAAGGATGAGATTCCAAAATTAAAGGAAGAATACTTAAAGGAGATTGATAATAAATGAAACAATCCAAAATAATTTTACAAACTGAAGGTTTAGAGAAATATTATATTTCTCACACATCCTTATTAGATAAGTTATATCGTCAGATCATTGGAGACCTAGAATATGTTAAAGCTGTTGACGGTGTCTCATTAGACCTTACTTCTAATCAAGTAGAGGGTGTTATTGGTGAAAGTGGTTGTGGTAAAACCACGTTGATTAAAACTCTAATTGGACTGGAAGAGAATACAGGCG is a window encoding:
- a CDS encoding ABC transporter ATP-binding protein; this encodes MAEEILRIEDLSITYQSRHHRVHAVNNANMNITKGDCYGLVGESGCGKSTIAKSIMGGIDENGEIESGKIIYKGEEIQDYSEKQFREQIRWKEISMIPQSPMTSLNPIERLSDQAWEIGKAHTDWDKKYTHQKFKDSFDIVGLPMERIHDYPFEFSGGMQQRVLIALSIFLEPSLVIADEPTTALDVILQDQIFQHLEKIREERDLSILMITHDISIVFENSQSVGVMHGGQIVETGDPSTIYHDARHPYSILLQRSFPDIQNTNKELVTIGGVPPKLETQVNECTFVNRCPWAINGCENGAPKLKQSGDVNSHKVACIRKDEIPKLKEEYLKEIDNK
- a CDS encoding ABC transporter permease; the protein is MYKPVQDIHFWIIELVNRVRGHYIVEDATSGLRLYFSTRATRWPAYFLAVMTVIAVFGSRLAPYHYNDQHRTEVGELNRLAPPSLDHPLGTTHNGYDVFSRVIIGTQPTMEAGFLGGLLIITIGMSIGMTAGYMRGPVEAILMRITDFVYGVPLIPFAIVLLALFGAGYYASILVIGAIVWRGSARVIRSQVLQIRESEYIKAAEAMGSPTHRTIIKHVFPNVMGLVILYFAIGVGVTITLQASLSFLGMGDPFLPSWGVMLRNVYNSGYMARAWWWTLPPGILLSLTVLSTLLLGRGVEIFDEGGIHG
- a CDS encoding ABC transporter substrate-binding protein; this translates as MGGDDADDANDVDDAADPEGERVPTIDWAYWSDMGARTGTFEASLPIFEENVNELGVDVNIMPVTLAFTGDAIRNDYREYHIEFVDMSLGPDRLDPEEFLTRFIVNYAGDSGVGNRSDYMSCDYSMNVLAQARAGDPDERREYVNEASRIFSEDVANIPISHMMVLSGLRTDQLQLDGDLGLAGLNVGHPGTITQLRAEGEERIRYNGDARFAESLINNVLQVSTTPIAAWNNLVYSPLVGYDENYEIEYVLAESIDVLDDGLVYDITLRDATFHDGTPITSEDVAWTLDFIESNNDAYTVASSVPYESFEIINDQQLEIHLGSVAPFLLPRELPKWGILPRDVWLDAGAEEDPENVDLELPLVGSGPYQLVEFQRDEFMRMDPFTDHPVYTPELPMDAIVYTETSAVVTDFEAGNLNVVYELPTEQALEYQDSDWAEIHTQEGFTPIYNAPLMSFGPFQFRDFRLAFSQALDRERAIETALHGLTNAEVHASMMPSTHPWFAGDDILMRCADSPSSNIDVARDLLEENGWEWDSDGNLHYPPDYDTGPALPQGDTPVDHPDQFPCVTEIEEQLDS
- a CDS encoding oligogalacturonate lyase family protein, whose product is MAGVEVNGNAAGRQLESEVEKKEDSETGAPVTQLTNYFAHSHQLYYTNTSWYEDEGKVLFGSDRHNSKNLYSADIESGLITQLTDLEVSDFERSLSPPRSKYYGGGASINQEREEAYFWYDKYLWSLDLNSYSISKIYELPQGYRPLRTSVTADGNNLCTGITEILRDEIITSSKRQKATPESKILRISLDRSGVNAQTLYEDDMWLGHPNASPTKSNLMTFSPEGPWSKQDERIFGLDMETGESWAIRPKDQGTPYGGLSHEHWLADGTHIGYHGYYEDGTPFFGTIRHDNTEQEEVEISADLLQLGDGGYKSHFHRNEDILLTDGSPQYPYLIIWPIDNGLSSLGTPRKLVCHNGSWQHPRLHVHPRISPDGSRVLYSSNESEYQNIYSVEIPDLKTLPEVTH
- a CDS encoding IS5 family transposase, with amino-acid sequence MTSETRLFTRVTAAKAKSVVANPDEPADPERGRGFSEWAMLTLHALRIELGKSYRVTVDLLSEMPGVLEEIGLTRLPHYTVLRTWFERIPTKTWRAFLGASAEKRTGHTAIDSTVFDRDQPSRHYANRTHYRVRALKVTALVDVETLYITDIHSTTSEKHDAKIGPQVARRNVGDLLSLTADRGYDAKAFRDELREHGVRPLIKHRIFTPLDHAHNARIDSDRYNQRSMSETVFSSIKRTLGAAVRARSWWLEFREMILKATVYNLRRSVRYP